In Mixophyes fleayi isolate aMixFle1 chromosome 11, aMixFle1.hap1, whole genome shotgun sequence, one DNA window encodes the following:
- the LOC142107821 gene encoding indolethylamine N-methyltransferase-like, which produces MDPRPLKQYCTNGMDDRSFLKSYFAEDSSFINETLVFVMEKLHIALAAANVRGQTLIDISIGSIIHQLYTVSEYFKEITILKLNESCILELNKWLNARTGAFSWGHASKIVTQLQGISDQEQERDEKLKGSVNRILKCDLNKENLTDPVVLPQVDCVFTAWVLDVVSQNQNDYIRNLRSMAKMLKPGGYFILIGCLNGTYFTVGDDRLYIFTYDESFVRKTLTSERFVIVSCEVLDRKVESNFTDYKQFIVLTAVKGNI; this is translated from the exons ATGGATCCCAGACCTCTTAAGCAATATTGTACAAATGGGATGGATGACAGAAGCTTCCTTAAAAGCTATTTTGCGGAAGACAGTAGCTTTATAAATGAGACGTTGGTATTTGTTATGGAGAAGCTACACATTGCACTGGCTGCAG CTAATGTTAGAGGACAAACTTTGATTGACATCAGTATTGGATCCATCATTCATCAACTCTATACAGTCTCTGAATATTTCAAAGAGATTACTATATTGAAATTGAATGAGTCCTGCATTTTGGAACTCAACAAATGGCTGAACGCCCGTACAGGAGCTTTTAGTTGGGGTCATGCATCGAAGATTGTGACTCAGCTGCAAGGCATCAG TGATCAAGAACAAGAAAGGGACGAAAAGTTAAAAGGATCAGTTAATCGAATTCTGAAATGTGACCTCAACAAAGAAAATCTCACAGATCCGGTGGTGTTACCACAAGTCGACTGTGTATTCACAGCATGGGTGCTGGATGTGGTTAGTCAAAACCAAAATGATTACATCAGAAACCTAAGAAGTATGGCAAAGATGCTTAAACCTGGGGGGTACTTTATTCTGATTGGGTGCTTAAATGGCACATATTTCACAGTTGGTGATGATAGGCTCTATATATTTACCTATGATGAAAGTTTTGTAAGAAAGACCCTTACCAGTGAGCGATTTGTAATTGTTTCTTGTGAAGTATTGGACAGAAAGGTAGAGAGTAATTTCACAGATTATAAGCAATTTATTGTCCTCACTGCTGTCAAAGGGAATATTTAG
- the LOC142107822 gene encoding nicotinamide N-methyltransferase-like isoform X2, which yields MDPKPLKSYHLHGMDSRDFLKCYFEENNVFAEESLVMIMEQLHIALAAANVKGQTLIDISLGSIIHQLYTVSEFFNEITILKLNDTCILELNKWLNTRTGAFSWGHASKIVTQLQGIRGQEQEKEEKLKNSIKRIVKFNLNKKNLTDPVVLPQADCLLTAWLLDAICHNENDYIKNLRKMAKMLKPGGYFILIECLHGTYYTAGTERLHMFTCDESFITKTLTDERFVILSCKILERKVESDLIDHKQVIVLTAVKGND from the exons ATGGATCCTAAACCTCTCAAGTCCTATCATCTGCATGGGATGGATTCCAGGGACTTCCTTAAATGTTATTTTGAGGAAAACAATGTGTTTGCAGAGGAATCATTGGTAATGATTATGGAGCAGTTGCACATTGCATTGGCAGCAG CTAATGTTAAAGGACAAACTTTGATTGACATCAGTCTTGGATCCATCATTCATCAACTCTATACAGTCTCTGAATTTTTCAACGAGATAACTATACTAAAATTAAACGACACCTGCATTTTGGAACTCAATAAATGGCTGAACACCCGTACAGGAGCTTTTAGTTGGGGTCATGCATCGAAGATTGTGACTCAGCTGCAAGGAATCAg GGGTCAAgagcaagaaaaagaagaaaagttaAAGAATTCAATTAAACGCATTGTGAAATTTAACTTAAATAAAAAGAATCTCACAGATCCAGTGGTGTTACCACAAGCCGACTGCCTGCTCACAGCATGGTTGCTGGATGCGATTTGTCACAATGAAAATGATTATATCAAAAACCTGAGAAAAATGGCAAAGATGCTTAAACCTGGGGGATACTTTATACTAATTGAGTGCTTACATGGCACATATTACACAGCTGGTACAGAAAGGCTACATATGTTTACCTGTGATGAAAGTTTTATAACAAAGACCCTCACTGATGAACGATTTGTAATTCTTTCCTGTAAAATACTTGAGCGAAAAGTAGAGAGTGATCTCATAGATCATAAGCAAGTAATTGTCCTTACTGCTGTCAAAGGGAATGATTAG